From the Nitrospirota bacterium genome, the window CAGCGAGTCGATGACGGTCACCCAGGCAATGGCGGCTTCGCGCAGTTTGGTGCCTTCATTGCGACTGGGCCTGGTGTTATTCTTCCGTCATTGAGCGTTGCAAGTGCCTGCTGGAGAATGCTTTGCGCCAGCGGGCATATTTTGCAGACTCCGAAGAAACCGGCAATGGTCCCCTGCCAGACAAAAGAGGGCTATGACTTGCTCTCTCTCTTCCTGTGAGTGGAAGAGGGCTTTGTTGTCTTCTTGCACTGCCCTTGATGGGTACTTCTCTTAGCGCCTCAGCACGACGGAATTTAGCCCCCTTCTCGTCCAGTTATTCGCACTGCATCAACATCAAGCCTTTATCCTATCCTGGTTGATTCTCGACAGACTCTGGCGTGCGTGACAAGCCTGTTAAGGTGGGATCCTCTTCTGTCCATATCGCGCATTGCGCGCCTGTCTCAGGTCTCATCCTGCGACGGGCGGCAGGCACATCTGAGGGTGTAAGTGAAAATTTGTATACAAAGGTCAAGGAAAATGTTCACGAAACCCTCTCCCCAACTTCTGTGGATAAGTCTGTTCATAAGATCCACTTGTCTGCCAAATACTGCGCATTTATCTACCCTCGACACGTCTTTGCCTAAAAAATAGGCATTGATGGGCAATAACGTAACACCACAAGATATAGGGGTACTTTTCGAAAAATAAGTCAGAAACAACAAAGCCTAGTGAAAGACAGGCATTTTACGCAGCAACATAACGGACTGCTGCGCTGGGAGCGAGGTTTTCGTCGAGTTATGCACAGACTTCTCTCCTGGACTAGGTTTTCTCCATCATTATTGGGAGATCGAGGGAGGGGCTTGACAGTCTGATGTACGGCGTGTAACCATTGGTTACACTATGAAGCCGAACGACCTAAAGCGAATTCGAGAACAGATGGGACTGACCCAGCAGCAACTTGCCGATGCGTTGCAGACGACACGTGTGTCGGTTGCACGCTACGAATCTGGTATGCGCCGTATTCCTGGAATGGTCCAAGTCGTATTAGATCGGTTGGGGCGGTCGTCTGAAATTCCCATGGCAGGAGTGGTGGCGGCTGGCGTACCGATTGAGCCGGTCTCCCAGTCCGAACTCATCGATGTCCCGCCCAGCATGTTGCGGGGGGGAGATACATTTGCACTCCGTGTCAAAGGGGAGTCGATGAAAGAGGATGGCATTCTCCCTGGCGATCTTGTGGTGGTGAAAAAACAGGCGACAGCGCAGAACGGGCAAACAGTCGTCGCACTGGTGAATCACGAGGCTACGATCAAGACCTACTTCAATAGGGATTCACACATTGAGCTGCGTCCTGCGAACGCAGCGATGCAGTCGATTATCGTACGACCGTCAGACACGTTTCATATCGAAGGCATTCTCATCGGCGTGATTCGGCATTGTGCGGTGTAATCAAAAATGGAGGGCATGATGAGCACAGCAGGAAGACTCGTAGGGACAGATCGGCTCGTTGATCTAGAGCGCACGGTAGACACCCTGAATGACCAATTGCGTGAGATGCAATGGGAACTCTGTCGGGCCAAGGCAAAACCGTTTACAGTTCGGTTGTGGAGAAATCTTGTCCATCTCAAGGGAGGGCAGGAGTTCATGTCAGACGTCTGCAATCGTCGCTACCGCCCGAACACTAAAATGGTGTCTCTTGCTGACCCAAGAGCGTAGCAGGGACGTGCTCATTGCAGTCGCTTGCTCCGACTGTGGGACGGCGGTTCAGCGACGCATTGTTTGCGTGGATGGAATGACTCATTCTACGGTCGAACTTTGCGAACGCTGCTGGAGTGCCTCTCAGCAGCTGCAGGCGTTTGCAGGAGGCTGTTGCGGATAAGAGTGCTGGTACAACTGTCTTGAGGCGATCAGCATGAAGAGGGGGCCGTGCGTGCGCGCACGCAGTGCGGTGTGGTGGCGGTGTCCCGGATTGAACGGGAGACCCGCGGCTTATGAGTCCGCTGCTCTACCAACTGAGCTACACCGCCACATCTTTGTTTTTTAAGAGTTTTATGATCGATTTCCGAATCGGCGTTTTCTCTCCCGACATTTTCCCGACACTTTTTTTCGATCCCTGCACGGCCCCACGTTCCATCGCCTCACGCATGGCCTCGTCGAACGGCTGACAGTACAGTTCAGCCATCTGCATATTCGACCATCCGCCTAACGCTTGTAAGATGCGTGCTGGCGTCGTCTGCCCGGTGCGACTGGCCCATGTCCGGCGCAAGGTGTGAAAGGTTACCTTCAGATCCGATAAGCCAGCTTTCTTCACGGCCACGGCATAATGCCGATTGTACCAGTTATGCGCGTTCACCGGGCGCGTGCGAAACCCTTTCGCCTGGAACACCCAGCCCTGCTCGGGCTTGCCCTGCGTGAGCCAGAATTGCTCCAGGATGACCATGGCGATGGTCGGCAAGGGCAGTGTCCGCCCTGGATGTCGTTTGAATGGTGGCAACGCCAGCGCGCGATTGTTCCATGACACCCATTCCCAGCGCAAGCTAAAAAATTGTGTCAGACGAATACCGATCGCAGTGGCGAGACCCACCCGCAAGGCGTCCTCGACGCTCAGGGCATCCAGGAGGCGATCCTCTTGCTCAAGGGTGAGAATATGTGGCGTCATAGGAGCGGGTCGTTCGAGGCGCACGTCCGCCCAGAGTTCGATCACCCAGGCTTTCGGGCGCACCATGACGCGCATCATGTGCCGGAGAAACTTCACATAATGATTCACCGTGCCAGTCGATCGTCCACTCTTGCGTAGGAGCACCATGGCCTGACGGATTGCCATGGCGTCCAAGGTCAAGACTGGGCGCTTCTTGAAGTGTTGTTTCCACCATTCTCCGAACCGCTTCTGTTCGCGATAGGCCGAGAGATGGGCCACGGTGGGCAGAAACTCGGTGATTAAGTCTTCGACAGTCGCCTGGGTGGTCCTGACTTGTCCGGCTGTGTCCCGTGTGTGCCGCACCGTCGCCCGGCGCGCCTGATAATCCTGTCTGGCCTTGGCCAGTGTCGGGAACCCCCAGATCCATGTCGTCTTGCCTGACAGGTCATCCGCCCGTGAGCCAAACTCGTCTTTACCGTGCGTGATCCGGCGATAGACCCCGCGCTCAATCCGTACTGTTGTGGGTCCGTGCGCGTTATTCATCTGGCGGCTTGGTGACGTACCCGTATCCGGCTTCCCAGTGATCGAGATCGCGGAGCCGTGGACACCAGGCACATTCATATTGGACCAGGGCGGATTCGACCTGCGCTCGAAGGGACGCCTGATGTGTCAGACTGAGCCCGTTCGATGCGGGCGAGGCGTACTGGCATGGAAACAGCCAGGCCGGGGTCGCGGCGACCTCCTGGGCCGGTGCATCACCACTCGTCACGACATAGGTGATGGGGGTGCGATCATCGAGAAACCGTGGGAGTGGGACCCAGCAATGTGCGCGATAGTCGATCACGCCGAAACTGTGTGCGTAGCAGGCCAGAATCCCTACCATCCGGTGCAGGTTTACGCGCTGGTCATTGCCGTAGGCTTCGGCACAGGGATGCCGCAACAACAACTCGGTCAACGTCAAGGCATCCTGAGCCGCCTGACGGCCAGGCAAGGTGAATGTCGTCTCATGCCAGAGTCCTTGTGTATGGCTGGCAGGTGGCACATAGCAACCGCGCTGTGCCACCTCAATCATGCTGGTGAGGCGAGCACTGCGAGCGTGCGTAAATCGAAGCCTCAGCGTCGTCACCATGATCAGGCGTGCATCTTATTCGGGAGCCCGGACGCTGCAGGTCCGCGCCGGCCTTTTGTAATACCCTTTGCCAGGGCGTGATCGGCATAGCGTTCTAGGATCACATTAATAAGTTCATTTAACTCCTGCTGAGTCGTGGTGCCGTGTGCGCGTGCCAGTTTATTCAGCACCCGTGTGGTGATCAGGTCAAACTTACGGCGGTTGAGTTCGTAGCGATGCACATCTCTGGGGATGTGTGCCTTGGCCAACGTCCAGAATTCCACGGCTGACATGGTGGGGAGCGCCAGCAGCAGCGCATCCATATGCACCCAGGAAATACCTTGTCCGCTTTCCCACTTTGAAATGTTGACGGCGGCTTCGAGCTGCATGATCGTGGCTAATTGGGCCTGGGTCAACCGCATGTTTCGTCGCGACTGCTCAATGAGCGCCCCTAATGCGGTGGTCTCTCGTCGCTCGCGCCGTGCTCGATTCGCGGCGGTGGCTGATCGTTGATTCCGTCTCATGCCCGCGCTCCTTGACCGTGCAGGTTCCTACTGCAATATCGACAGATCGTCGCGTCCACTCTCACGAGCTCCGCACAGGCTGGGCACTTCTGCATGGTGTCCGAGCTGAGCTGTCGCGCTTCGATCGCGGCCGTGTTGGGCGATGCCACCAGGGCCGCAATTATGCCAATCGCGGGACTCAAGATGACAGACAGGAGGCAGAAACCCAGAAACGAACGGCCTTTATTGC encodes:
- the lexA gene encoding transcriptional repressor LexA, which translates into the protein MKPNDLKRIREQMGLTQQQLADALQTTRVSVARYESGMRRIPGMVQVVLDRLGRSSEIPMAGVVAAGVPIEPVSQSELIDVPPSMLRGGDTFALRVKGESMKEDGILPGDLVVVKKQATAQNGQTVVALVNHEATIKTYFNRDSHIELRPANAAMQSIIVRPSDTFHIEGILIGVIRHCAV
- a CDS encoding tyrosine-type recombinase/integrase codes for the protein MNNAHGPTTVRIERGVYRRITHGKDEFGSRADDLSGKTTWIWGFPTLAKARQDYQARRATVRHTRDTAGQVRTTQATVEDLITEFLPTVAHLSAYREQKRFGEWWKQHFKKRPVLTLDAMAIRQAMVLLRKSGRSTGTVNHYVKFLRHMMRVMVRPKAWVIELWADVRLERPAPMTPHILTLEQEDRLLDALSVEDALRVGLATAIGIRLTQFFSLRWEWVSWNNRALALPPFKRHPGRTLPLPTIAMVILEQFWLTQGKPEQGWVFQAKGFRTRPVNAHNWYNRHYAVAVKKAGLSDLKVTFHTLRRTWASRTGQTTPARILQALGGWSNMQMAELYCQPFDEAMREAMERGAVQGSKKSVGKMSGEKTPIRKSIIKLLKNKDVAV
- a CDS encoding zinc ribbon domain-containing protein; this translates as MEILFLWVTLSVASGFIARNKGRSFLGFCLLSVILSPAIGIIAALVASPNTAAIEARQLSSDTMQKCPACAELVRVDATICRYCSRNLHGQGARA